From the genome of Lycorma delicatula isolate Av1 chromosome 11, ASM4794821v1, whole genome shotgun sequence, one region includes:
- the Mpv17 gene encoding mitochondrial inner membrane protein MPV17 isoform X3, with product MKRFLMGTGDVIAQTCVEKKHFDNINWRRTGNYCTVGFLFVGPVLSKWYGALERMFGKNGIKTTLKKIAVDQTLFAPCFIPVIMSSIAFTEGKSVEDIKWKLQSEYFNVLFTNYKIWPFIQLLNFYFVPLNYRVIFVQFVAVGWNTYLSWKISSQKTVADNSQLNESNKMKDVQLLKID from the exons atgaaaa GATTCTTAATGGGCACTGGTGATGTGATTGCACAGACGTgtgtagaaaaaaaacattttgataatattaattggAGAAGAACGGGGAATTACTGCACGGTTGGGTTTTTATTTGTA GGACCTGTGCTTTCAAAATGGTACGGTGCATTAGAAAGGATGTTTggtaaaaatggtataaaaactacattaaaaaagattgcTGTGGATCAAACATTATTTGCACCATGTTTTATACCAGTTATAATGTCTTCCATTGCATTTACTGAAGGAAAATCTGTAGAAGATATTAAATGGAAATTACAgagtgaatattttaatgtactgTTCACTAATTATAAG ATTTGGCCTTTCATTCagcttttaaatttctattttgttcCATTAAATTACAGAGTAATATTTGTACAATTTGTAGCTGTAGGTTGGAATACTTATTTATCATGGAAGATTAGTTCACAGAAAACAGTAGCAGATAATTCTCAGTTAAATGAGTCAAATAAAATGAAGGATGTTCAACTACTTAAAATTGATTAG
- the Mpv17 gene encoding mitochondrial inner membrane protein MPV17 isoform X1 has product MFDGKTVSTPMDSDFEYNYLLREKLENTEIENMCQKLIGFLMGTGDVIAQTCVEKKHFDNINWRRTGNYCTVGFLFVGPVLSKWYGALERMFGKNGIKTTLKKIAVDQTLFAPCFIPVIMSSIAFTEGKSVEDIKWKLQSEYFNVLFTNYKIWPFIQLLNFYFVPLNYRVIFVQFVAVGWNTYLSWKISSQKTVADNSQLNESNKMKDVQLLKID; this is encoded by the exons ATGTTTGATGGTAAAACTGTCTCTACTCCAATGGATAGTGATTTTGAGTATAACTATTTGCTGAGAGAAAAACTAGAAAATACTGAGATAGAAAATATGTGTCAAAAATTGATAG GATTCTTAATGGGCACTGGTGATGTGATTGCACAGACGTgtgtagaaaaaaaacattttgataatattaattggAGAAGAACGGGGAATTACTGCACGGTTGGGTTTTTATTTGTA GGACCTGTGCTTTCAAAATGGTACGGTGCATTAGAAAGGATGTTTggtaaaaatggtataaaaactacattaaaaaagattgcTGTGGATCAAACATTATTTGCACCATGTTTTATACCAGTTATAATGTCTTCCATTGCATTTACTGAAGGAAAATCTGTAGAAGATATTAAATGGAAATTACAgagtgaatattttaatgtactgTTCACTAATTATAAG ATTTGGCCTTTCATTCagcttttaaatttctattttgttcCATTAAATTACAGAGTAATATTTGTACAATTTGTAGCTGTAGGTTGGAATACTTATTTATCATGGAAGATTAGTTCACAGAAAACAGTAGCAGATAATTCTCAGTTAAATGAGTCAAATAAAATGAAGGATGTTCAACTACTTAAAATTGATTAG
- the Mpv17 gene encoding mitochondrial inner membrane protein MPV17 isoform X2, whose amino-acid sequence MNFYLRLMNKRPLPMQMLQSGFLMGTGDVIAQTCVEKKHFDNINWRRTGNYCTVGFLFVGPVLSKWYGALERMFGKNGIKTTLKKIAVDQTLFAPCFIPVIMSSIAFTEGKSVEDIKWKLQSEYFNVLFTNYKIWPFIQLLNFYFVPLNYRVIFVQFVAVGWNTYLSWKISSQKTVADNSQLNESNKMKDVQLLKID is encoded by the exons GATTCTTAATGGGCACTGGTGATGTGATTGCACAGACGTgtgtagaaaaaaaacattttgataatattaattggAGAAGAACGGGGAATTACTGCACGGTTGGGTTTTTATTTGTA GGACCTGTGCTTTCAAAATGGTACGGTGCATTAGAAAGGATGTTTggtaaaaatggtataaaaactacattaaaaaagattgcTGTGGATCAAACATTATTTGCACCATGTTTTATACCAGTTATAATGTCTTCCATTGCATTTACTGAAGGAAAATCTGTAGAAGATATTAAATGGAAATTACAgagtgaatattttaatgtactgTTCACTAATTATAAG ATTTGGCCTTTCATTCagcttttaaatttctattttgttcCATTAAATTACAGAGTAATATTTGTACAATTTGTAGCTGTAGGTTGGAATACTTATTTATCATGGAAGATTAGTTCACAGAAAACAGTAGCAGATAATTCTCAGTTAAATGAGTCAAATAAAATGAAGGATGTTCAACTACTTAAAATTGATTAG
- the Mpv17 gene encoding mitochondrial inner membrane protein MPV17 isoform X4: protein MGTGDVIAQTCVEKKHFDNINWRRTGNYCTVGFLFVGPVLSKWYGALERMFGKNGIKTTLKKIAVDQTLFAPCFIPVIMSSIAFTEGKSVEDIKWKLQSEYFNVLFTNYKIWPFIQLLNFYFVPLNYRVIFVQFVAVGWNTYLSWKISSQKTVADNSQLNESNKMKDVQLLKID, encoded by the exons ATGGGCACTGGTGATGTGATTGCACAGACGTgtgtagaaaaaaaacattttgataatattaattggAGAAGAACGGGGAATTACTGCACGGTTGGGTTTTTATTTGTA GGACCTGTGCTTTCAAAATGGTACGGTGCATTAGAAAGGATGTTTggtaaaaatggtataaaaactacattaaaaaagattgcTGTGGATCAAACATTATTTGCACCATGTTTTATACCAGTTATAATGTCTTCCATTGCATTTACTGAAGGAAAATCTGTAGAAGATATTAAATGGAAATTACAgagtgaatattttaatgtactgTTCACTAATTATAAG ATTTGGCCTTTCATTCagcttttaaatttctattttgttcCATTAAATTACAGAGTAATATTTGTACAATTTGTAGCTGTAGGTTGGAATACTTATTTATCATGGAAGATTAGTTCACAGAAAACAGTAGCAGATAATTCTCAGTTAAATGAGTCAAATAAAATGAAGGATGTTCAACTACTTAAAATTGATTAG